A region of Maridesulfovibrio sp. DNA encodes the following proteins:
- the rfaD gene encoding ADP-glyceromanno-heptose 6-epimerase gives MYIVTGGAGFIGSAMVWKLNQMGIDDILIVDNLAKTEKWKNLVNLRYEDYVHRNQFYKLMLEGDDPFETDAVIHMGACSSTTEQDADFLMENNYRYTQMLCRFCLNHNVRFINASSAATYGDGKFGFDDGHEGIDRLQPMNMYGYSKQLFDLWAKRGGVLDKLVSLKFFNVFGPNEYHKDDMKSVICKAFHQIGETGEMKLFKSYKPEFPHGGQKRDFVYIKDCVDVMWWFLQNPDANGIFNIGTGQAREWNELAKAVFAAMDVEPKISYIEMPETIRDKYQYFTQANMDKLVAAGYDKPFTSLEDAAKDYVQNYLAQEDPHLKS, from the coding sequence ATGTATATTGTGACTGGCGGCGCTGGATTTATAGGCAGTGCCATGGTCTGGAAGTTAAACCAGATGGGAATTGACGATATCCTTATTGTCGACAACCTTGCCAAAACCGAAAAATGGAAGAATCTGGTCAATCTTCGTTACGAGGATTATGTCCACAGGAATCAGTTCTACAAGCTCATGCTAGAAGGGGACGATCCCTTTGAAACCGATGCCGTAATTCATATGGGAGCCTGTTCCTCCACCACAGAGCAGGATGCGGATTTTCTCATGGAGAATAATTACCGCTATACTCAGATGCTCTGCCGTTTCTGCCTCAACCACAATGTACGTTTTATCAATGCTTCCAGTGCCGCAACTTATGGTGACGGCAAATTCGGGTTTGATGATGGACATGAGGGGATTGACAGACTTCAACCTATGAATATGTACGGCTATTCCAAGCAGCTTTTCGACCTCTGGGCCAAGCGTGGAGGGGTGCTGGATAAATTGGTCAGCCTCAAATTTTTCAATGTATTCGGTCCTAACGAATACCATAAAGATGATATGAAGAGCGTAATCTGCAAGGCTTTTCACCAGATAGGTGAAACCGGGGAGATGAAACTGTTCAAGTCTTACAAACCGGAATTCCCCCATGGCGGACAGAAACGTGACTTTGTTTATATCAAGGATTGCGTTGATGTAATGTGGTGGTTCCTGCAGAATCCGGACGCAAACGGTATCTTCAACATAGGCACCGGTCAGGCCCGCGAGTGGAATGAGCTTGCAAAAGCTGTTTTCGCTGCGATGGATGTAGAGCCTAAGATAAGCTACATCGAGATGCCGGAGACTATCCGCGATAAGTATCAGTATTTTACACAGGCGAATATGGATAAATTGGTTGCTGCCGGATATGACAAACCGTTTACTTCTCTTGAAGACGCGGCCAAAGATTATGTGCAGAATTATCTGGCTCAGGAAGATCCTCACCTCAAGAGCTAG
- a CDS encoding L-serine ammonia-lyase, iron-sulfur-dependent, subunit alpha: MKYSVKEILHLEVSPALGCTEPVAIALATAAAASVLPDQQPNKIEVWVDPNIYKNGLAVIIPGTGGLSGLDTAAALGALYGNPELGLEVLEPLDEQSTKEACKYKENNPVIVNLLENRHGIYVRALLSYGSTSTEAIIEGVHDNIVSLTCDGEQVKDSSLVRTQQEQKADMSRLEEYIKSLSLSDLVDMLYDLDEEDFTFLKAGITYNMRLADYGLKHGSGLGVGATLEKLARMKILNRDMILSARIVTSAASDARMGGIKLPAMSSGGSGNHGLTAILPIHAVSEFIDCTEKTKLEAIALSHLVTAYVKAQTGRLSAVCGCSVAAGAGATAGITYLMGGTPAQMAGAITNLTEDLAGIICDGAKCGCALKLATAAGTAVQAALFAIHGVNVHSTDGIIGTSPEQTMQNIGTLSTQGMIDTDRTILKIMLEKHFADIEN, translated from the coding sequence ATGAAATACTCTGTCAAAGAAATTTTACATCTTGAAGTTTCCCCGGCTCTGGGTTGCACCGAGCCGGTTGCAATTGCTCTGGCCACAGCCGCCGCTGCCTCGGTTCTTCCTGATCAGCAACCGAATAAAATCGAAGTCTGGGTTGACCCGAATATTTATAAAAACGGTCTGGCTGTGATCATTCCGGGAACCGGTGGGTTAAGTGGACTGGACACAGCTGCCGCCCTTGGAGCCCTGTACGGCAACCCCGAACTCGGTCTGGAAGTCCTTGAACCGCTGGATGAACAGAGCACAAAAGAAGCCTGCAAATATAAAGAAAACAATCCCGTAATTGTAAACCTGCTTGAAAACCGGCACGGCATATACGTCCGTGCCCTGCTCAGCTACGGCTCAACATCCACAGAAGCAATCATTGAAGGTGTTCACGATAATATCGTTTCACTGACCTGTGACGGAGAACAGGTCAAGGATTCTTCTCTGGTCAGGACGCAGCAGGAACAAAAAGCGGACATGTCCAGACTTGAAGAATACATTAAAAGTCTCTCTCTTTCCGACCTTGTAGACATGCTCTACGATCTTGATGAAGAAGATTTTACCTTCCTTAAGGCAGGGATCACATACAATATGCGCCTTGCCGACTACGGATTAAAACACGGTTCCGGGCTGGGGGTCGGTGCTACTCTGGAAAAGCTGGCCCGTATGAAAATACTCAACCGGGATATGATCCTTTCTGCTCGCATCGTCACTTCCGCCGCATCCGATGCCCGTATGGGCGGAATAAAACTTCCGGCCATGAGTTCAGGAGGATCCGGTAACCACGGACTGACCGCCATTCTGCCGATCCATGCTGTCAGTGAATTTATAGACTGCACCGAAAAAACAAAACTTGAAGCCATTGCCCTCAGCCACTTGGTCACTGCCTACGTAAAAGCGCAAACCGGAAGACTTTCTGCTGTATGCGGTTGTTCTGTCGCTGCCGGAGCAGGAGCCACTGCCGGTATAACCTACCTCATGGGAGGAACCCCGGCCCAGATGGCCGGAGCCATTACCAATCTGACAGAAGACCTTGCCGGAATTATATGCGACGGAGCCAAATGCGGTTGCGCCCTGAAACTGGCCACTGCAGCCGGGACAGCCGTGCAGGCTGCACTTTTCGCCATACACGGAGTCAATGTCCATTCCACAGACGGTATCATCGGCACATCTCCCGAGCAGACCATGCAGAATATCGGAACTCTCAGTACTCAGGGTATGATTGATACGGACAGAACAATTCTAAAAATAATGCTGGAAAAACACTTCGCCGACATAGAAAATTAG
- a CDS encoding OmpA family protein: MLKKKVSLIMTVALAVLLVFGSIAGAESRIVLKPKVDAFAYFVDTSPSMAQAYGSTGNPKIVAGLNALKRLNNVVPELGYDSALYAMPDFETYGPKSVFSRAAMASNLGAVPSDLPFFQSTPMGEGFSDLDNAIKNWQGKFAVIFVSDGLTNSGRNPSLVVSDMAKKYGDRFCLHVISVADTARGKANLKRLASLTPCGVYVDATDLADKAVLDKFAQDVFYTQEEELIVEIVEEVVVPQAVPVQEKIVFRNFNFGFDKYQITDEMVPALTEAAAMLDEFPNLKVLVGGHTDSSGSEAYNQGLSERRAKSVADWLAGNGVASERIQVKGYGEMSPKYDNKTKEGRKLNRRVEIDVED, from the coding sequence ATGCTCAAGAAAAAAGTTTCATTGATTATGACTGTTGCCTTAGCTGTTCTTCTGGTTTTCGGCTCAATAGCCGGCGCGGAATCCAGAATCGTCCTCAAACCCAAAGTTGATGCTTTCGCCTACTTTGTAGATACTTCCCCATCAATGGCTCAAGCATACGGATCCACCGGCAACCCCAAAATCGTTGCCGGACTTAACGCACTTAAAAGACTGAATAACGTTGTTCCCGAGCTGGGTTATGACTCTGCCCTTTACGCAATGCCCGACTTCGAAACATATGGCCCCAAATCAGTTTTCAGCAGAGCTGCTATGGCTAGCAACCTTGGCGCTGTTCCCAGCGATCTGCCTTTCTTCCAGTCTACCCCTATGGGTGAAGGCTTCTCCGATCTTGATAACGCAATCAAGAACTGGCAGGGCAAATTCGCAGTGATCTTTGTTTCCGACGGTCTTACCAATAGCGGACGCAACCCATCTCTCGTAGTTTCCGATATGGCAAAAAAATATGGTGACCGTTTCTGCCTGCACGTAATCAGTGTTGCTGACACTGCACGCGGTAAGGCAAATCTGAAACGTCTTGCCAGCCTGACCCCCTGTGGTGTTTATGTTGACGCAACCGACCTTGCAGACAAGGCAGTTCTCGACAAATTCGCACAGGATGTCTTCTATACTCAAGAAGAAGAGCTCATCGTCGAAATAGTTGAAGAAGTAGTGGTTCCCCAGGCTGTTCCTGTTCAGGAAAAAATCGTTTTCCGTAATTTTAACTTCGGATTCGACAAATACCAGATCACTGACGAAATGGTTCCGGCTCTTACTGAAGCCGCTGCTATGCTCGACGAATTCCCCAACCTTAAAGTTCTCGTAGGCGGTCATACCGACTCTTCCGGCTCCGAAGCATACAACCAGGGCCTGTCCGAACGCAGAGCCAAGTCTGTAGCAGACTGGCTGGCTGGCAACGGTGTTGCTTCTGAACGCATACAGGTCAAGGGTTACGGCGAAATGAGCCCCAAATATGACAACAAGACTAAAGAAGGACGCAAGCTTAACCGCCGCGTTGAAATCGACGTAGAAGACTAA
- a CDS encoding methyl-accepting chemotaxis protein, with translation MKFIKTSLGNKVMVLTSLLTASAFVILFLANSFWQRTTMVEEIEQNAHKSSDLLQLAIREPMAKGDNKGTTAKFAIVSKKYADVDIYLTNFKGNITYSTNTGDIRSDIKTKISDKKISELVLSSLKNNVEEGLLSEMNGKEVFVEVETIKNEKKCYHCHGRRQPVLGSLVMVQDVSQQFATFHESQFKGATLSFCGFIALLSSLLFFMRRSIVKRIQIISGATSDFAQGNLDAKFAVNSSDELGSLGDHLGEMARQIKDQLVYNRGVLNGITVPMIVADGDSKIDFVNEPMRNIIGKEESDLLGSSVGDFFQVEGKSLTADAISTGGCPEGLLRFNRDDGVEFPLRYQVCPLLNAEEETVGAIAVMVDLTEEEASRKHIEQQQESLLEVANEVTEVSRLLLTCTTELSHQMNELTAGVDTTAMQTGQVATAMEEMNATVLEVAQNTGETAEASDRANAVARDGGQVVSNTVSEIHVVTETTDKLSEMLADLSERALNIGEVMSVINDIADQTNLLALNAAIEAARAGEAGRGFAVVADEVRKLAEKTMGATNEVESAISLIQQSTDKVVSEMGGVRGRVENSVKMAEGAGGVLDQIVNESETIADMVRAIATAAEQQTATSDEINNSVTEINSLSHSLSEGIQNANSNIQEVAEMAQKLSHLVERFK, from the coding sequence ATGAAATTTATTAAGACTTCCCTTGGCAATAAGGTTATGGTTCTGACTTCGCTGCTCACGGCATCGGCTTTTGTTATTCTGTTTCTTGCAAACTCATTCTGGCAGCGTACAACCATGGTGGAAGAGATTGAGCAGAATGCCCACAAATCTTCCGACTTGCTTCAACTTGCCATCCGTGAGCCCATGGCGAAAGGTGATAACAAAGGCACAACTGCAAAGTTCGCTATTGTTTCCAAAAAATATGCTGATGTGGATATTTACCTGACCAACTTTAAAGGTAATATTACTTATTCAACGAATACCGGTGATATCCGCTCAGATATCAAAACAAAGATAAGCGATAAGAAAATAAGCGAACTCGTTCTTAGCAGTCTGAAAAATAACGTCGAAGAGGGACTTCTTTCCGAAATGAACGGTAAAGAAGTCTTTGTCGAGGTGGAAACAATCAAGAACGAGAAAAAATGTTACCACTGCCATGGCAGAAGACAACCGGTGCTAGGGTCTCTGGTCATGGTGCAGGACGTTTCGCAACAGTTTGCAACTTTCCATGAGTCTCAGTTCAAGGGAGCTACCCTTTCTTTCTGCGGCTTTATTGCCCTATTATCTTCTTTGCTGTTCTTTATGCGCAGATCCATCGTGAAACGTATTCAGATTATTTCCGGTGCAACAAGTGATTTTGCACAGGGTAACCTTGATGCAAAATTTGCTGTGAATAGCAGCGACGAGCTTGGCTCCCTTGGGGATCATCTTGGTGAAATGGCTCGCCAGATCAAGGACCAACTTGTCTACAACCGTGGGGTTCTTAATGGTATAACCGTACCTATGATTGTAGCTGACGGTGACAGTAAAATTGATTTTGTTAACGAACCCATGCGCAATATTATAGGTAAAGAGGAATCAGATCTGCTTGGTTCTTCTGTGGGAGATTTTTTTCAGGTTGAAGGTAAGTCCCTGACTGCAGATGCCATTTCTACCGGGGGATGTCCTGAAGGGCTGTTGCGCTTCAATAGGGATGACGGTGTTGAATTCCCCTTGCGTTATCAGGTCTGCCCGCTGTTAAATGCCGAAGAAGAAACAGTAGGCGCCATTGCGGTTATGGTCGATCTGACAGAAGAGGAAGCCAGCCGCAAACATATTGAACAGCAGCAGGAATCCCTGCTTGAGGTTGCCAACGAAGTTACCGAGGTTTCAAGGCTTCTGCTTACCTGTACCACAGAACTTTCCCATCAGATGAATGAACTTACCGCCGGTGTAGATACTACGGCTATGCAGACCGGTCAGGTTGCAACCGCCATGGAAGAAATGAACGCCACCGTGCTCGAAGTTGCACAGAATACCGGGGAAACCGCAGAAGCATCCGACAGGGCCAATGCTGTCGCCCGGGATGGTGGACAGGTGGTCAGCAATACTGTTTCCGAGATTCATGTAGTGACCGAAACCACGGATAAGCTTTCCGAGATGCTCGCTGATCTATCCGAACGGGCGCTCAATATCGGTGAAGTAATGTCTGTCATTAATGATATTGCAGATCAGACTAACCTGCTTGCGCTAAATGCGGCCATTGAAGCGGCCCGTGCCGGTGAGGCAGGACGAGGTTTTGCTGTTGTCGCTGATGAAGTTCGCAAGCTGGCAGAGAAGACTATGGGCGCAACTAATGAAGTTGAAAGCGCCATTTCTCTTATTCAGCAGTCCACCGATAAGGTTGTTTCGGAAATGGGTGGAGTTCGCGGAAGGGTAGAAAATTCCGTGAAGATGGCTGAAGGGGCAGGTGGAGTTCTGGATCAGATTGTCAACGAGTCCGAAACCATTGCTGATATGGTTCGGGCTATTGCGACCGCAGCAGAGCAGCAGACTGCCACCAGTGACGAGATAAATAACAGTGTTACCGAAATCAACAGCCTTTCACATTCTTTGTCGGAAGGTATCCAGAATGCCAATTCCAATATTCAGGAAGTGGCTGAAATGGCCCAGAAGTTGAGCCATCTGGTTGAACGGTTCAAGTAG
- a CDS encoding cytochrome c family protein produces the protein MKGKGVAVRIGVFATVFVVYSCALAGYGITDSAVYVGSEACADCHEVEYNNYKKFSKKAHSSKSVKIMASDLDPDELEECFVCHTTGYGKPGGFVSFEQTPKLADAGCEVCHGPGSLHAEDGDPELIKRKMGIKDCEVCHNAERVSNFNFKPLIFGGAH, from the coding sequence ATGAAAGGTAAGGGCGTTGCCGTGCGAATAGGGGTATTTGCTACGGTTTTTGTGGTCTACAGCTGTGCATTGGCCGGATACGGAATCACTGATTCAGCTGTTTACGTAGGGTCGGAGGCATGTGCAGACTGTCATGAGGTGGAATACAACAATTATAAAAAATTTTCTAAAAAAGCCCATTCCAGTAAGAGTGTGAAGATAATGGCTTCCGATCTTGATCCGGACGAGCTTGAGGAGTGTTTTGTCTGCCACACTACCGGCTATGGAAAACCAGGGGGCTTTGTCTCGTTTGAACAGACTCCCAAACTCGCCGATGCCGGCTGTGAAGTTTGTCATGGTCCCGGCTCACTGCACGCTGAAGACGGCGATCCCGAACTGATCAAAAGAAAGATGGGTATCAAAGATTGCGAAGTTTGCCACAATGCTGAAAGAGTAAGCAATTTTAACTTTAAACCGCTGATTTTCGGCGGCGCGCACTAG
- a CDS encoding 4Fe-4S dicluster domain-containing protein, with protein MGIVNITKSYDADFVKQVEKESGQNMSLCYQCGNCTAGCPYTFAYDIPVSRIMRLVQAGQKDTVLKCKSLWLCATCESCTTRCPNNIDVAHIMDVLRHMARREGYAPVPTVKKFWDSFLDSVEKNGRVFEVGLLAAYVAKTGRFWTDIDLGPKVLPKGKMHFKPHEIQGKDEIKKIFKRFEEESRK; from the coding sequence ATGGGAATAGTTAACATTACTAAGTCTTACGATGCCGATTTTGTTAAGCAGGTAGAAAAGGAAAGCGGGCAGAACATGTCCCTTTGCTACCAGTGCGGTAACTGTACCGCCGGATGTCCGTACACTTTCGCGTACGACATCCCTGTAAGCAGAATCATGCGTCTCGTTCAGGCAGGGCAAAAAGATACCGTGCTCAAGTGCAAGTCCCTCTGGCTATGCGCTACCTGTGAATCCTGCACCACAAGGTGCCCCAACAACATTGACGTGGCCCACATCATGGATGTGCTGCGCCACATGGCCCGTCGGGAAGGCTATGCTCCCGTGCCAACGGTCAAAAAATTCTGGGACAGCTTCCTCGATTCCGTCGAGAAAAACGGAAGAGTATTCGAAGTAGGTCTCCTTGCGGCTTATGTTGCCAAAACAGGCAGATTCTGGACCGACATTGATTTGGGACCGAAAGTACTGCCCAAGGGCAAAATGCATTTCAAACCCCACGAAATTCAGGGTAAGGATGAAATCAAGAAAATCTTCAAAAGATTCGAAGAGGAGTCCCGCAAATGA
- a CDS encoding CoB--CoM heterodisulfide reductase iron-sulfur subunit B family protein translates to MSDSLTYAYYPGCSGTGTSMEYDMSTRAVCEKLGIRLTDIPDWSCCGSTPAHTVDHTLSSALSARNLQLVEKMNLDTAITPCPSCLTNLKSAEHRMEKDEMREKVNKLLDNPYNGGVSTKSVLQILVEDLGLDALKASTVKPLKGLKIAAYYGCIMNRPPEVMKFDDPEHPMAMDNIMKAMGATVLPFPLKVECCGASFGIPRKDVVMRLSGKLLDAADDLGVDALVTACPLCQMNLDLRQTQINSATEARHNLPIFYYTQLMGIALGMSEKEVGMDKLCVSPRNALNAIGKEEKK, encoded by the coding sequence ATGAGTGATTCCTTAACATACGCCTATTATCCCGGATGCTCCGGAACCGGAACATCCATGGAATATGACATGTCCACCCGGGCGGTCTGCGAAAAACTGGGGATCAGGCTCACTGACATCCCCGACTGGAGTTGCTGCGGTTCCACCCCGGCACACACAGTGGATCATACCCTGTCCAGTGCTCTTTCAGCCCGCAACCTGCAGTTGGTGGAGAAAATGAATCTGGACACAGCGATAACCCCCTGTCCCAGCTGCCTGACCAACCTCAAAAGCGCAGAGCATCGTATGGAAAAAGACGAGATGCGCGAAAAGGTCAACAAGCTGCTGGACAATCCCTACAACGGAGGGGTTTCCACCAAATCCGTGCTTCAGATCCTCGTTGAAGACTTGGGGCTCGACGCGCTGAAAGCAAGCACCGTCAAACCGCTCAAGGGACTGAAAATTGCCGCATATTACGGCTGCATCATGAACCGTCCCCCGGAAGTGATGAAATTTGACGACCCGGAACACCCCATGGCCATGGACAACATCATGAAAGCCATGGGCGCCACTGTGCTGCCCTTTCCTTTAAAGGTAGAGTGCTGCGGTGCATCCTTCGGTATTCCCCGCAAGGATGTGGTCATGAGACTGTCCGGCAAGCTGCTTGACGCAGCGGACGACCTCGGTGTGGACGCACTGGTCACCGCCTGCCCCCTGTGCCAGATGAACCTCGATCTGCGTCAGACCCAGATCAACTCCGCCACAGAGGCAAGGCACAACCTGCCCATTTTCTACTACACCCAGCTCATGGGTATTGCTCTGGGCATGAGTGAAAAGGAAGTGGGAATGGACAAGCTCTGTGTGAGCCCCCGTAACGCACTCAATGCCATCGGCAAAGAAGAGAAAAAATAG
- a CDS encoding CoB--CoM heterodisulfide reductase iron-sulfur subunit A family protein, with protein sequence MKIGVFVCHCGTNIEGTVDTAAVAAAAREFPGVVFATDTMYACSEPGQDEIIEAIKEHKLDGVVVASCTPRMHEPTFRKTLERAGLNRYLFEMANIREHVSWIGRDREANTNKATDLVRMAAAKLLNDKPLNAKFFDMNKRVMIVGGGVAGIQAALDCADGGLEVILVEKTSSIGGKMAKLDKTFPTVDCSSCILGPRMVDVAQHPNITLYACSEIEEVNGYVGNFSVKVKRKATYVDWDKCTGCGICMEKCPSKKADNPFDEELGKTTAINIPFPQAIPKKAVIDPNFCMKIKRDKCGVCAKVCPSEAIVYDQVDEFVVEEVGAVVAATGFDLVDWTVYGEYGGGQYPDVITSLQYERMLSASGPTEGHIKRPSDGKEPKNVVFIQCVGSRDKSIGRPYCSGFCCMYTAKQAILTKDHCPDSQSYVFYMDIRSPGKMFDEFTRRAQEEYEARYIRGRVSMVYPKGDKLVVRGADTLMGEQVEVDADLVVLAVGAEAAHGASDLAKKLRISYDAYGFFMEGHPKLKPVETNTAGVFLAGSCQGPKDIPSSVAQGSAAAAKVLAMFSKDQLESDPAVSVVDIKRCIGCGKCISTCPFGAIKEVDFRGQPKAEVIETICQGCGICTSTCPQGAIQLQHFTDNQILAEVNAVCRF encoded by the coding sequence ATGAAAATAGGAGTCTTTGTCTGCCATTGCGGGACAAACATCGAAGGTACCGTGGACACTGCTGCCGTTGCCGCAGCTGCACGGGAATTCCCCGGTGTTGTTTTCGCAACAGATACAATGTACGCCTGCTCCGAACCCGGACAGGACGAGATCATAGAAGCCATCAAGGAACACAAACTCGACGGTGTGGTCGTAGCATCCTGCACACCCAGAATGCACGAACCCACCTTCCGCAAAACCCTCGAAAGAGCCGGACTGAACCGCTACCTCTTCGAGATGGCCAACATCAGGGAACACGTTTCCTGGATCGGCCGTGACCGCGAAGCCAACACCAACAAGGCAACTGACCTTGTACGCATGGCTGCAGCCAAACTGCTTAACGACAAACCCCTTAATGCCAAATTCTTTGACATGAACAAACGGGTTATGATTGTGGGCGGAGGTGTTGCCGGTATTCAGGCAGCTCTCGACTGCGCTGACGGCGGACTCGAAGTTATCCTTGTTGAAAAAACATCATCCATCGGCGGCAAAATGGCCAAACTGGATAAGACTTTCCCCACAGTGGACTGCTCCAGTTGTATCCTCGGCCCCCGCATGGTTGACGTTGCCCAGCATCCCAACATCACCCTTTACGCCTGCAGTGAAATTGAAGAAGTAAACGGATATGTCGGTAACTTCTCCGTCAAGGTCAAAAGAAAAGCCACTTACGTTGATTGGGACAAATGCACCGGTTGCGGTATCTGCATGGAAAAATGCCCCAGCAAAAAGGCCGATAACCCCTTTGACGAAGAACTGGGTAAAACCACCGCAATCAACATCCCCTTTCCGCAGGCTATCCCCAAGAAAGCGGTTATTGATCCCAACTTCTGCATGAAGATCAAACGTGATAAATGCGGCGTCTGCGCCAAGGTCTGCCCTTCTGAAGCCATCGTTTACGATCAGGTGGATGAATTCGTAGTCGAAGAAGTGGGCGCAGTTGTTGCAGCCACCGGTTTCGACCTCGTGGACTGGACCGTATACGGCGAATACGGCGGAGGTCAGTACCCCGACGTAATCACCTCCCTGCAGTACGAGCGCATGCTCTCAGCTTCCGGCCCCACCGAAGGTCACATCAAGCGTCCTTCCGACGGAAAGGAACCCAAGAACGTGGTCTTCATCCAGTGCGTAGGTTCCCGTGATAAATCCATCGGGCGTCCCTACTGCTCAGGATTCTGCTGCATGTACACCGCAAAGCAGGCCATTCTGACCAAGGACCACTGCCCTGATTCACAGTCCTACGTATTCTATATGGACATCCGTTCACCGGGTAAAATGTTCGACGAATTCACCCGCAGGGCGCAGGAAGAATACGAAGCAAGGTACATCCGCGGCCGCGTATCCATGGTTTACCCCAAAGGCGACAAACTTGTTGTCCGCGGTGCCGACACCCTCATGGGTGAACAGGTCGAAGTAGACGCGGATCTCGTAGTCCTCGCCGTCGGTGCTGAAGCTGCGCACGGAGCTTCCGATCTGGCCAAGAAACTGCGTATATCCTACGATGCCTACGGTTTCTTCATGGAAGGACACCCCAAACTCAAGCCAGTTGAAACCAACACCGCCGGTGTTTTCCTCGCCGGTTCATGTCAGGGTCCCAAAGACATTCCTTCCTCTGTTGCACAAGGTAGTGCTGCAGCGGCAAAGGTTCTGGCCATGTTCTCCAAGGACCAGCTGGAAAGTGACCCCGCGGTTTCTGTAGTTGATATCAAACGCTGCATCGGTTGCGGCAAATGCATCAGCACATGCCCCTTCGGAGCTATCAAAGAAGTAGACTTCCGCGGGCAGCCCAAAGCTGAGGTGATTGAAACAATTTGTCAGGGCTGCGGTATCTGCACATCAACCTGTCCTCAGGGTGCAATCCAGCTCCAGCACTTCACTGACAATCAGATTCTTGCGGAGGTTAACGCAGTATGCCGGTTCTAG
- a CDS encoding hydrogenase iron-sulfur subunit, translating to MPVLEGKELRIVGFLCNWCSYGGADTAGVGRFTQPTDLRIIKVPCSGRIDPLFIVKTLMSGADGVLVSGCHPNDCHYAEGNFYARRRLEMLKRFIPMLGIEPERFDYTWVSASEGQRWQEVVTKFTEQIHKLGPARKIEGPDAEETLKLMEASL from the coding sequence ATGCCGGTTCTAGAAGGTAAAGAACTCAGAATCGTCGGTTTTCTCTGCAACTGGTGCTCCTACGGTGGTGCTGATACTGCAGGTGTAGGAAGATTCACCCAGCCGACAGACCTGAGAATCATCAAGGTTCCCTGTTCAGGCAGGATTGATCCTCTGTTTATTGTGAAAACACTCATGTCCGGCGCGGACGGAGTGCTCGTGTCCGGTTGTCACCCAAATGACTGCCACTATGCCGAAGGTAACTTCTATGCCCGCCGCAGGCTGGAAATGCTCAAAAGGTTCATCCCCATGCTGGGAATCGAACCTGAGCGTTTCGACTACACCTGGGTTTCCGCATCAGAAGGCCAACGCTGGCAGGAAGTTGTGACCAAGTTCACCGAACAGATTCACAAACTCGGCCCGGCCCGCAAAATCGAAGGCCCGGATGCTGAGGAGACACTCAAATTGATGGAAGCCTCCCTCTAA
- a CDS encoding 4Fe-4S dicluster domain-containing protein gives MKNLEDLKKQIKDGLSELDVVIGWTDSFDPLHATPHFMRSEADVDKLKVDALCVHNLATYLPSLKGKKVGIVVKGCDSRSVVELLQENLIKREDVTIFGFGCNGVVDQTKIRRAAGEVGQVEACEVNDTEVKLTVAGKELKLSMADVLADKCQTCRYPNAVLSDQFVGEEIKATASFEDGYKDLEEFEAKSTEEKFAFWLGEMDRCIRCYACRNACPMCVCRDHCVAQSRDPHWLSQEAHVRDKWMFQVIHAYHLTGRCTECGECQRACPVDIPILLFKKKFNKEIKEVFNYEAGLDPEATPPLQTFKIDEPTIKEKEW, from the coding sequence GTGAAAAATCTGGAAGATCTTAAAAAGCAAATCAAGGACGGACTGTCTGAGCTTGATGTGGTCATCGGCTGGACAGACAGTTTCGATCCTCTGCATGCCACTCCGCACTTCATGCGCAGTGAAGCAGATGTAGATAAATTAAAAGTGGACGCACTCTGCGTTCACAACCTTGCCACCTACCTGCCTTCCCTGAAAGGCAAAAAGGTCGGTATCGTGGTCAAAGGCTGCGACAGCCGTTCCGTTGTAGAACTGCTGCAGGAAAACCTCATCAAACGCGAAGATGTGACTATCTTCGGTTTCGGTTGCAACGGTGTTGTAGACCAGACCAAAATCCGCCGCGCTGCAGGTGAGGTAGGACAGGTTGAAGCCTGCGAAGTGAATGACACGGAAGTGAAACTGACAGTAGCAGGCAAAGAACTCAAGCTGTCCATGGCAGATGTACTCGCTGACAAATGCCAGACCTGCCGCTATCCCAACGCAGTGCTCTCCGACCAGTTTGTAGGTGAAGAGATCAAAGCAACCGCTTCTTTTGAAGACGGCTACAAAGACCTCGAAGAATTCGAAGCCAAGTCCACCGAAGAAAAATTCGCGTTCTGGCTTGGCGAGATGGACCGCTGCATCCGCTGCTACGCCTGCCGCAACGCATGTCCCATGTGTGTCTGCCGCGACCATTGCGTAGCCCAGTCCCGCGATCCGCACTGGCTGAGCCAGGAAGCTCACGTCCGTGACAAATGGATGTTTCAGGTCATCCATGCCTACCACCTCACCGGTCGCTGCACCGAGTGCGGTGAATGCCAGCGGGCCTGCCCGGTAGACATTCCCATCCTGCTCTTCAAGAAGAAGTTCAACAAGGAAATCAAGGAAGTCTTCAACTATGAAGCCGGTCTTGATCCTGAGGCAACCCCTCCGCTTCAGACCTTCAAAATTGATGAACCGACAATCAAGGAGAAGGAGTGGTAG